A single window of Amyelois transitella isolate CPQ chromosome 17, ilAmyTran1.1, whole genome shotgun sequence DNA harbors:
- the LOC106134674 gene encoding RNA-binding protein lark isoform X2, translating to MPGAGTFKIFVGNLSDKTTDADLRPLFEKYGTVVECDIVRNYGFVHMENEQVGREAIQNLNGEMVHGQAIKIEAAKSRKAPSTPTTKIFVGNLTDKTRAPEVRELFQKYGTVVECDIVRNYGFVHLDATGDVNEAIKELNGMVVDGQPMKVQISTSRVRQRPGMGDPEQCYRCGRGGHWSKECPKAMGPDRNGFRDRAFGRDPYPPPPPPPFLRDRMMGGFGDPYDGYYDRARFDSPREMFERRYPVGGSRGLDMGASRGARGDFASPPLRREPMPPMPSLPPMRSSMGAMSMYEDFSRDTFDDRRPGMRGPSPSRRYAPY from the exons ATGCCGGGCGCCGGTACTTTCAAAATCTTCGTCGGGAATCTTTCCGATAAAACGACGGACGCCGATCTTAGACCGCTGTTCGAAAAATACGGTACAGTCGTAGAATGCGATATTGTGAGAAATTACGGTTTCGTCCACATGGAAAATGAACAAGTCGGTCGCGAAGCAATTCAGAACTTAAACGGAGAGATGGTTCATGGTCAAGCTATTAAAATAGAAGCTGCGAAGAGTAGAAAGGCGCCGTCGACGCCGACCACAAAAATATTCGTCGGTAACCTCACAGACAAGACGCGCGCGCCCGAAGTCCGCGAGCTATTTCAGAAGTATGGCACGGTCGTCGAATGCGATATTGTTCGTAACTATGGATTCGTGCATCTGGACGCGACGGGTGACGTGAACGAAGCTATCAAAGAGCTGAACGGTATGGTGGTGGACGGGCAGCCCATGAAGGTGCAGATCTCTACGAGCCGTGTCCGGCAGCGGCCGGGCATGGGCGACCCCGAGCAGTGCTACCGCTGCGGTCGCGGTGGACACTGGTCCAAGGAGTGCCCCAAGGCGATGGGCCCCGACCGAAACGGTTTCCGCGATCGGGCGTTCGGCCGCGACCCCTAccccccgccgccgccgccgccgttTCTCCGCGATCGCATGATGGGAGGATTTGGG GATCCTTATGATGGATACTACGACCGTGCCCGTTTCGACTCTCCCCGTGAGATGTTTGAGCGCCGTTACCCAGTGGGTGGATCCCGGGGGCTAGACATGGGCGCGTCCCGAGGCGCTCGCGGGGACTTCGCGTCGCCGCCGCTGCGCCGCGAGCCGATGCCGCCGATGCCGAGCCTGCCTCCCATGCGCAGCAGTATGGGCGCCATGAG CATGTACGAAGACTTCAGCCGTGATACATTTGATGACAGAAG GCCTGGGATGCGCGGACCGTCGCCGTCTCGAAGATACGCTCCGTACTAA
- the LOC106134674 gene encoding RNA-binding protein lark isoform X1 — MPGAGTFKIFVGNLSDKTTDADLRPLFEKYGTVVECDIVRNYGFVHMENEQVGREAIQNLNGEMVHGQAIKIEAAKSRKAPSTPTTKIFVGNLTDKTRAPEVRELFQKYGTVVECDIVRNYGFVHLDATGDVNEAIKELNGMVVDGQPMKVQISTSRVRQRPGMGDPEQCYRCGRGGHWSKECPKAMGPDRNGFRDRAFGRDPYPPPPPPPFLRDRMMGGFGDPYDGYYDRARFDSPREMFERRYPVGGSRGLDMGASRGARGDFASPPLRREPMPPMPSLPPMRSSMGAMRSSYDAMFSRRSPPRGPQMSRGMYEDFSRDTFDDRRPGMRGPSPSRRYAPY, encoded by the exons ATGCCGGGCGCCGGTACTTTCAAAATCTTCGTCGGGAATCTTTCCGATAAAACGACGGACGCCGATCTTAGACCGCTGTTCGAAAAATACGGTACAGTCGTAGAATGCGATATTGTGAGAAATTACGGTTTCGTCCACATGGAAAATGAACAAGTCGGTCGCGAAGCAATTCAGAACTTAAACGGAGAGATGGTTCATGGTCAAGCTATTAAAATAGAAGCTGCGAAGAGTAGAAAGGCGCCGTCGACGCCGACCACAAAAATATTCGTCGGTAACCTCACAGACAAGACGCGCGCGCCCGAAGTCCGCGAGCTATTTCAGAAGTATGGCACGGTCGTCGAATGCGATATTGTTCGTAACTATGGATTCGTGCATCTGGACGCGACGGGTGACGTGAACGAAGCTATCAAAGAGCTGAACGGTATGGTGGTGGACGGGCAGCCCATGAAGGTGCAGATCTCTACGAGCCGTGTCCGGCAGCGGCCGGGCATGGGCGACCCCGAGCAGTGCTACCGCTGCGGTCGCGGTGGACACTGGTCCAAGGAGTGCCCCAAGGCGATGGGCCCCGACCGAAACGGTTTCCGCGATCGGGCGTTCGGCCGCGACCCCTAccccccgccgccgccgccgccgttTCTCCGCGATCGCATGATGGGAGGATTTGGG GATCCTTATGATGGATACTACGACCGTGCCCGTTTCGACTCTCCCCGTGAGATGTTTGAGCGCCGTTACCCAGTGGGTGGATCCCGGGGGCTAGACATGGGCGCGTCCCGAGGCGCTCGCGGGGACTTCGCGTCGCCGCCGCTGCGCCGCGAGCCGATGCCGCCGATGCCGAGCCTGCCTCCCATGCGCAGCAGTATGGGCGCCATGAGGTCGTCGTATGATGCTATGTTCAGCCGCCGGAGCCCCCCGCGCGGACCTCAGATGTCCCGCGG CATGTACGAAGACTTCAGCCGTGATACATTTGATGACAGAAG GCCTGGGATGCGCGGACCGTCGCCGTCTCGAAGATACGCTCCGTACTAA
- the LOC106134735 gene encoding bone morphogenetic protein receptor type-1B isoform X2 produces the protein MGVAVLQCECSGPRACPDGSSNGTCTTQPGGYCFVAVEEVLDDYGAVVRDRTTGCLPPEEAGFMQCKSSQVPHQHPKAIACCNDGDFCNRPLQPQLPEPPPDVTEAPAPRPQLPGSPTILLAAALCIALVAFVAAFVLLFRRRRRGCKRPPTPPTISHTSEISSGSGSGLPLLVQRTVAKQIQMVESIGKGRYGEVWLAKWRGEKVAVKVFFTTEEASWFRETEIYQTVLMRHENILGFIAADIKGTGSWTQMLLITDYHENGSLHDYLQTVVLDTHSMMTMAYSIVSGLAHLHMDIFGTNGKPAIAHRDIKSKNILVKRNGQCALADFGLAVRFIAERNEVDIAPNTRVGTRRYMAPEVLDEKLDVTNFEAFKMADMYSLGLVLWELGRRCATGDKGQYVEAYALPYHEHVPPDPSFEDMHAAVVRRGARPPLPARWLRAEPLAALAAVMAECWHANPPVRLTALRVKKTLSKYVTETTIKLV, from the exons GTGTGGCCGTGCTGCAGTGCGAGTGCTCGGGCCCGAGGGCGTGCCCCGACGGCTCCTCCAACGGCACGTGCACCACCCAGCCCGGGGGGTACTGCTTCGTGGCCGTGGAGGAGGTGCTGGACGACTACGGCGCCGTCGTCAGAGACAGGACCACCGGCTGTCTGCCGCCTGAAGAAGCTGGGTTTATGCAA TGCAAGAGTTCACAAGTGCCGCACCAGCACCCGAAAGCCATCGCGTGCTGTAACGACGGAGACTTCTGCAACCGTCCGCTGCAGCCGCAGCTGCCCGAGCCGCCGCCCGACGTCACCGAggcgcccgcgccgcgcccgcaGCTCCCCGGCAGCCCCACCATCTTGCTCGCGGCCGCTCTCTGCATCGCCCTCGTAGCGTTCGTCGCCGCCTTCGTGCTCCTCTTCCGGCGACGGCGACGCGGCTGCAAGCGACCCCCGACCCCGCCGACCATCTCGCACACCTCTGAAATATCCTCGGGCTCCGGATCCGGCCTGCCTCTGCTCGTCCAGAGAACGGTGGctaaacaaatacaaatggTCGAGTCAATCGGCAAGGGACGCTACGGCGAGGTCTGGCTGGCGAAGTGGCGCGGCGAAAAGGTCGCCGTCAAGGTCTTCTTCACGACGGAAGAGGCTTCCTGGTTCCGCGAAACTGAAATATACCAGACTGTACTCATGCGACACGAGAATATCCTCGGATTCATCGCCGCAGACATCAAGGGCACGGGATCGTGGACTCAGATGCTGCTCATCACGGACTATCACGAGAACGGATCCCTACACGATTATCTTCAAACTGTCGTGTTGGATACGCACAGTATGATGACCATGGCGTACTCTATAGTCAGCGGGCTCGCGCACCTGCACATGGACATCTTCGGCACGAACGGCAAACCGGCGATAGCGCACCGCGACATTAAGAGCAAGAACATTTTAGTGAAACGGAACGGGCAGTGCGCGCTCGCGGACTTCGGCCTGGCGGTGCGCTTCATCGCGGAGCGGAACGAGGTGGACATCGCGCCCAACACGCGGGTGGGCACGCGCCGCTACATGGCGCCCGAAGTGCTCGACGAGAAACTGGACGTGACCAACTTCGAAGCGTTCAAAATGGCCGACATGTACTCCCTCGGGCTGGTCCTGTGGGAGCTGGGCCGGCGCTGCGCGACGGGCGACAAGGGGCAGTACGTGGAGGCGTACGCGCTGCCCTACCACGAGCACGTGCCGCCCGACCCGTCCTTCGAGGACATGCACGCGGCGGTGGTGCGGCGCGGCGCCCGCCCCCCCCTCCCCGCGCGCTGGCTGCGCGCCGAGCCGCTGGCGGCGCTGGCGGCGGTGATGGCGGAGTGCTGGCACGCCAACCCGCCCGTGCGGCTCACGGCGCTGCGGGTCAAGAAGACTCTCTCCAAATACGTCACGGAGACCACCATCAAGCTGGTGTGA
- the LOC106134735 gene encoding bone morphogenetic protein receptor type-1B isoform X1, which translates to MRLRSVAVLQCECSGPRACPDGSSNGTCTTQPGGYCFVAVEEVLDDYGAVVRDRTTGCLPPEEAGFMQCKSSQVPHQHPKAIACCNDGDFCNRPLQPQLPEPPPDVTEAPAPRPQLPGSPTILLAAALCIALVAFVAAFVLLFRRRRRGCKRPPTPPTISHTSEISSGSGSGLPLLVQRTVAKQIQMVESIGKGRYGEVWLAKWRGEKVAVKVFFTTEEASWFRETEIYQTVLMRHENILGFIAADIKGTGSWTQMLLITDYHENGSLHDYLQTVVLDTHSMMTMAYSIVSGLAHLHMDIFGTNGKPAIAHRDIKSKNILVKRNGQCALADFGLAVRFIAERNEVDIAPNTRVGTRRYMAPEVLDEKLDVTNFEAFKMADMYSLGLVLWELGRRCATGDKGQYVEAYALPYHEHVPPDPSFEDMHAAVVRRGARPPLPARWLRAEPLAALAAVMAECWHANPPVRLTALRVKKTLSKYVTETTIKLV; encoded by the exons ATGAGACTAAGAA GTGTGGCCGTGCTGCAGTGCGAGTGCTCGGGCCCGAGGGCGTGCCCCGACGGCTCCTCCAACGGCACGTGCACCACCCAGCCCGGGGGGTACTGCTTCGTGGCCGTGGAGGAGGTGCTGGACGACTACGGCGCCGTCGTCAGAGACAGGACCACCGGCTGTCTGCCGCCTGAAGAAGCTGGGTTTATGCAA TGCAAGAGTTCACAAGTGCCGCACCAGCACCCGAAAGCCATCGCGTGCTGTAACGACGGAGACTTCTGCAACCGTCCGCTGCAGCCGCAGCTGCCCGAGCCGCCGCCCGACGTCACCGAggcgcccgcgccgcgcccgcaGCTCCCCGGCAGCCCCACCATCTTGCTCGCGGCCGCTCTCTGCATCGCCCTCGTAGCGTTCGTCGCCGCCTTCGTGCTCCTCTTCCGGCGACGGCGACGCGGCTGCAAGCGACCCCCGACCCCGCCGACCATCTCGCACACCTCTGAAATATCCTCGGGCTCCGGATCCGGCCTGCCTCTGCTCGTCCAGAGAACGGTGGctaaacaaatacaaatggTCGAGTCAATCGGCAAGGGACGCTACGGCGAGGTCTGGCTGGCGAAGTGGCGCGGCGAAAAGGTCGCCGTCAAGGTCTTCTTCACGACGGAAGAGGCTTCCTGGTTCCGCGAAACTGAAATATACCAGACTGTACTCATGCGACACGAGAATATCCTCGGATTCATCGCCGCAGACATCAAGGGCACGGGATCGTGGACTCAGATGCTGCTCATCACGGACTATCACGAGAACGGATCCCTACACGATTATCTTCAAACTGTCGTGTTGGATACGCACAGTATGATGACCATGGCGTACTCTATAGTCAGCGGGCTCGCGCACCTGCACATGGACATCTTCGGCACGAACGGCAAACCGGCGATAGCGCACCGCGACATTAAGAGCAAGAACATTTTAGTGAAACGGAACGGGCAGTGCGCGCTCGCGGACTTCGGCCTGGCGGTGCGCTTCATCGCGGAGCGGAACGAGGTGGACATCGCGCCCAACACGCGGGTGGGCACGCGCCGCTACATGGCGCCCGAAGTGCTCGACGAGAAACTGGACGTGACCAACTTCGAAGCGTTCAAAATGGCCGACATGTACTCCCTCGGGCTGGTCCTGTGGGAGCTGGGCCGGCGCTGCGCGACGGGCGACAAGGGGCAGTACGTGGAGGCGTACGCGCTGCCCTACCACGAGCACGTGCCGCCCGACCCGTCCTTCGAGGACATGCACGCGGCGGTGGTGCGGCGCGGCGCCCGCCCCCCCCTCCCCGCGCGCTGGCTGCGCGCCGAGCCGCTGGCGGCGCTGGCGGCGGTGATGGCGGAGTGCTGGCACGCCAACCCGCCCGTGCGGCTCACGGCGCTGCGGGTCAAGAAGACTCTCTCCAAATACGTCACGGAGACCACCATCAAGCTGGTGTGA